TCCGGCTACTAATCCTACTATTACTGCTATCACTCTTGATATACCAGAGGCTATTAGCGCTATTGTTAGTGAGTTTCTTATCGCATATGTGGATTGCCAAAATAGGTCTTGACCTTGTGATGTGGTTCCAAATATGTATGGCCAACTTGGTGGTTTGTCTCTTGGTACTACGTTCCATCTTAATGGGTCATACGGTGAGAAAAACGACAGTATCGACATGAACGCTAATACGCATATTACTATGAACGCAAATCTGAATCTTCCATCTTTCATTAGTTCTTTGAACCCTTCCAAATTCATCACCTCATCTGTATCTTATTCGTGGATCAAATAATGGGTATATTAGATCTATTATCAACGTCGCTCCTGCTATCCCTATTACTGATAACGACACTATTCCCATTATTAGGTTGTAGTCTCCTGAGTTTATCGCTCCGTATAGTAACGTACCTATCCCTGGATATGAGAATACTATTTCTGTTATTAATGCTCCTCCAAAAATTTGTCCAAGTGATAAGGCTAATCCTGTTATTTGTGGTAATAATCCGTTTCTAAATACGTATTTGAACGCTATTTTACTTTCTTTTAGTCCTCCTGCTTTGGCATACATGACGTAGTCTTCTGCTACTATGTTTGAGACTATAAGTTTCATGGTCATGAAATTTGCCGCTATTCCTAAAATAACTAATGACATAGCCGGTAAGAATGAGTGTATTATTAAGTCCGATATGAATGGCCAGTTGAATCCTATTTGTCTTCCTACTGAATATCCTCCTGCTGATGGGAATATCGGTATTAGGTATGCAAATAGTATTAGTAATAATAATGCAAATATGTAATACGGCATCGGTCTTACTACCATCGCTATGTTGTCTAATGTTTTTGCCCATACTTTGTTTTTGAAGTATCCTGCAAGTGCTCCTAATATGTTTCCTATTATCCAGGCTATAACTGTAGTTGTTATTAATAACCCCACTGTCCAAGGTAGCGAGTTCATTATTAGGTCAATTACTGGTACGGGAAATTGGAATAAAGATGGTCCAAAGTCTCCTCGTAATAACCTTCCCCAGAATGCAAAGTATTGTTGGAACATCCCTCCTTCAAGTCCATACATCTCTGTGAGTGATTTCCTTAATGCATCTACCGATGCTGGGTCCATGAACGCCCCTT
This is a stretch of genomic DNA from Petrotoga sp. 9PWA.NaAc.5.4. It encodes these proteins:
- a CDS encoding ABC transporter permease, with the translated sequence MLFIKRYLLPRIIQFLVVVFVGITIVFFVPRLTPVDPVQQVISQITSQGAFMDPASVDALRKSLTEMYGLEGGMFQQYFAFWGRLLRGDFGPSLFQFPVPVIDLIMNSLPWTVGLLITTTVIAWIIGNILGALAGYFKNKVWAKTLDNIAMVVRPMPYYIFALLLLILFAYLIPIFPSAGGYSVGRQIGFNWPFISDLIIHSFLPAMSLVILGIAANFMTMKLIVSNIVAEDYVMYAKAGGLKESKIAFKYVFRNGLLPQITGLALSLGQIFGGALITEIVFSYPGIGTLLYGAINSGDYNLIMGIVSLSVIGIAGATLIIDLIYPLFDPRIRYR